The Venturia canescens isolate UGA chromosome 4, ASM1945775v1, whole genome shotgun sequence genomic interval CAAACATCATTGAGCGAAGGAAAATAATTCTTACCCGTCCATAAACGGGATTGGCAGCAGCAAGAACGGAGCAACGAGCATTCAAACTGGCGTGAATTCCAGCTTTAGCGATTGTCACTCTACCCTGTTCCATCACTTCGTGGATTGCAGTTCTGTCAATGTCTGACATTTTATCGAACTCGTCAATGCAAATGACGCCACGGTCGGCGAGCACCATAGCACCAGCTTCCAATCTACGCTCTCCAGTTTCTTGATCAGATGTAACAGCCGCTGTTAAACCAACGCCGGAGGAACCTCGTCCAGTTGTTGCTATAGCTCTTGGCGCGGTGCATAACACGTAACGCAACAGTTGAGATTTAGCCACTGATGGATCACCGATCAGAAGAATATTTATGTCACTGTTGGAAAGAAAAGAATAATGAATACAACTCCTTGCGGATtatcatcaaaaaaattgaagttttgattttgtttgaatttttctcaaaattatatGGCAAGGATgccaaattttacgaaaaactttgTTCCTCATCTAACTATTTGAAAACAATCTTATTTCTGAGGTTAATTTGATGGAATATCATCAGTTCAAtggaagtttgaaaaaataataaaaaaagcctTCCTCCATTTCGTACCCTCTGAGCCGGGTTCCATTCGGCAAGTTTTTTTCCACGCCACCCAGAAGAAGGCacaaaattgcttttttcacATAATCATGACCGTAAATCGAGGGTGCGAGTGATCTGCTGAGAAGCTCGAATATATCATTTCGTGGATTGTTTCTTGCCATTTTTTTGCACATCGCCACGTCTTCGTGAGATATTGTCAAATTGGCTTCTTTACTCAATTGCGTAATATTATTGGCAATTAGGACCGTTctgaaagtttgaaaatttatatattcatGATGAATGCGTGttatattttcttcaaagGTTAATACTCTTTCCGATATCATCACAATGAAAACAACTTAAAAATGCTTTGTTTAAAGAGTTTGGAAATGCCATTCACAATCACTCGAATCTTAGATTTTTCAtccaatgaaaaatgcaatttcgTATGATTACCTGAAAGCTCCTGTCGTGTATCCATTTTGTTTTGCTGGTAAACATCGATAGCTACCAACGATCTGAACTCGATCACCAGGTTTGCAAATGTCCACCAAATCGTTGTCACAAATAATATCAATACTGCGGGGCAATTGACCTGCAGGTGCTTTTTCTGGCATCTCTTGAATTGTCAGAGTTTGATGATCTTTGTAAGTGGATAAACCAAACTCTGTTTCCAACGGATTTCCATCATCATCCTGTGTTGACAAGCAAATTTTTGACCACATGGACAAAGTGATAGTACCGTTTGTCatcattttaaaaatagtTTAAAGTACTCTTTTTTAAATGAACTGAATCTAATAACAatatatttaaattattttcaatgaaataccGTTGTTGGGTACACAGCCGATCCTGGGAAAGCGTCGAACGATGTCAAATCTGTGTAAGCTCTTTCAATCACAGTCTTTGTTGCGCTACAATAGTGCACACTTCTTACAATTTTTGGTCTAACAAGAGAGCCTGTTTAAATCAAAGTTATAATCGTTaagtatgaaaaataatatgaaaagaaaGTAAATTATTATTGACTTACACTTTGTTGCAATGCCTTCTAGACAAACGAGATTTCCGAGAAACCTGGAAGTCAAAGTCCTTGGAGTAACGTGCTTGTTGCCAAAACTTCCTTCAaagccaatgaaaaattctgtgtTTCCTTTTGCATAAATTGCATCGATACTCATTACAAATTGCTTCAATGCACTATGGAAAGCCATTTGTTCCTCGAAAGAATTTTCCACCAAACTGTAAATATTGGAGAATCCAATTGATATCAAAGGTATACAATTGATATAGTTATTTCTTTCCGAACAACCTTGATTatattcaagatttttttttccccccgaaAAAATGATATCGCAAGATTTTTAACTAGTAATCGAAGATCCAACAAATAGTGTTCACTTTTGAAATGGATAGTTCAGCAAATATCAAAAGTACGTACTTCATCGCCCGGACCGGATTTTTTCGTCGGAGGTCGTTAATATTAACGTAAAGTCTGTATTTGTTTTCGTCAATCATACTTTTCACAAGATTCGTGTAAATGCCTTGATCTTcctgttataaaaaaaataatttttttgaggttaaaaTCAGAATCAAAACAATTGGTTTTGGGTTGAAAAAACTTACCGCATCATCCAAGAAATCAAGATATTCCCTTTCAATATCTTTCATTCGTTGATCCACTTCAAAACCTTCCAtgtttcttgattttttgtaACTTTCTTAAATAATTAGATAATACGGAGAGCGTGAGAAGTCTACAAAACTTGGAAGTTTGCAATATCGTTCCCGCCAACAGATGCTTGATCTGAAAAATAGCTGCCAATTCGCGCGGGAAAACGGTGAGAacctgtaaaaaaataaatgtgtgGTGCGTGCCGTCTGCCGTACCACATATGCTTATATATGAGATGATTTTCACGCTCATGTCTAAAGTTTCCGCAATCGGCCGTCAATTTAGTAAAAGCGCTGATGTATAGAATAACCTGTCGATAACTTTTAACGTTATTTTTGCCCACAGCGCTGCTGCTTAATTCTTGTGTATGTAAACTGCAGACACCGCAGACTTCAAACATAACCcaacttttaatttttaacaCCTTTAGTACTTGTTTCATAGTTTGACGTGTTCTCCGAGGACATATGCTGACGTCGGAATGGTTTTATTAGAAAATGAAACGGTAAATAATCAGACGTTTGCAATTAACCTACCATAAGACGCAACTaacaatttattgattttctgTTTATAGTTCTTAACAGAACTTACGAGgctatttgaaaaatcacgccTTTCCGGCTCTGTAGTACTCACTATAAAAAGATGTAAGTAACCTATTGCAATGacaattcacaaaaatttatagtTACTATTTATTATAACACCTCAACctaattttttgaattaaaaCTCATCAAGTTTCTGTCTAATtttgttcaccaaatttgaaaTACGTTCagtaaatattat includes:
- the Mcm3 gene encoding DNA replication licensing factor Mcm3 — its product is MEGFEVDQRMKDIEREYLDFLDDAEDQGIYTNLVKSMIDENKYRLYVNINDLRRKNPVRAMNLVENSFEEQMAFHSALKQFVMSIDAIYAKGNTEFFIGFEGSFGNKHVTPRTLTSRFLGNLVCLEGIATKCSLVRPKIVRSVHYCSATKTVIERAYTDLTSFDAFPGSAVYPTTDDDGNPLETEFGLSTYKDHQTLTIQEMPEKAPAGQLPRSIDIICDNDLVDICKPGDRVQIVGSYRCLPAKQNGYTTGAFRTVLIANNITQLSKEANLTISHEDVAMCKKMARNNPRNDIFELLSRSLAPSIYGHDYVKKAILCLLLGGVEKNLPNGTRLRGDINILLIGDPSVAKSQLLRYVLCTAPRAIATTGRGSSGVGLTAAVTSDQETGERRLEAGAMVLADRGVICIDEFDKMSDIDRTAIHEVMEQGRVTIAKAGIHASLNARCSVLAAANPVYGRYDQYKTPMENIGLQDSLLSRFDLLFVMLDVIDSDQDHVISDHVVRMHRYRNPTEQDGEALPLNSDVDILSTKNPDSESVQENDNPIFEKYDPLLHGKSRAKTDQILSIKFMRKYIHIARCMKPKLTEEASKTIADEYSRLRSEDMVESDVARTQPITARTLETLIRLSTAHAKARLSKNVTIDDAYAAIELVQFAYFKRVLEKEKRKRRRRDSQDGEVSEDEDESRKSKRTRKETTARGEGEQDPYEYGSDDDSHVDVAVRRITRSTAATETLTESPATTGESQAPESMEIADSTPVTISAERFKVFRESLNKLFREQREQSLPMSKVREYINKQQSSEFTSGEITAAVNQMTDANHVMLADDQLFLI